In Streptomyces longhuiensis, the following proteins share a genomic window:
- a CDS encoding MoaD/ThiS family protein, which yields MANGTIRYWAAAKAAAGVAEEPYEAETLADALEGARARHPGDLVRVLQRSSFLIDGDPVGRRGHETVRLAEGGTVEVLPPFAGG from the coding sequence ATGGCCAACGGGACCATCCGCTACTGGGCCGCGGCCAAGGCGGCCGCCGGTGTCGCCGAGGAGCCGTACGAGGCCGAGACGCTGGCCGACGCGTTGGAGGGCGCGCGTGCGCGACACCCCGGAGACCTGGTGCGCGTCCTGCAGCGTTCCTCGTTCCTGATCGACGGCGATCCCGTCGGCAGGCGCGGGCATGAGACGGTACGGCTTGCCGAGGGCGGCACGGTCGAGGTGCTCCCGCCGTTCGCAGGAGGGTGA
- a CDS encoding alpha/beta hydrolase: MSSGPAGQDARSSVQPITARSRRVMLRTRDGVPIEAAHDPGPGPAGGPVIVVAHGFTGDLERPHVRRAAGVFAQRAAVVTFSFRGHGRSGGRSTVGDREVLDLVAAVEWARSLGHEQVVTVGFSMGGSVVLRHAALHRGRTEARADAVVAVSAPARWYYRGTAPMRRLHWLVTRPAGRVVGRVGLRTRIHPHEWDPVPLSPVESVPLIAPTPLLIVHGDRDPYFPLDHPRMLAAAASGEAELWLEAGMGHAEHAADDGLLARIGDWATASWTTATAE, translated from the coding sequence ATGAGTTCCGGTCCGGCAGGTCAAGACGCACGATCTTCTGTGCAGCCGATCACTGCCCGCTCACGCCGTGTGATGCTGCGCACGCGGGACGGGGTCCCGATCGAGGCCGCCCACGACCCCGGGCCGGGCCCCGCCGGCGGCCCGGTGATCGTGGTCGCGCACGGGTTCACGGGCGATCTGGAACGGCCGCACGTCCGGCGGGCGGCGGGGGTGTTCGCGCAGCGTGCCGCCGTGGTCACGTTCTCGTTCCGCGGCCACGGGCGGTCGGGCGGGCGGTCCACCGTCGGTGACCGGGAGGTACTCGACCTGGTGGCCGCCGTGGAGTGGGCGAGGTCACTCGGGCATGAACAGGTGGTGACCGTCGGCTTCTCGATGGGTGGTTCCGTCGTCCTGCGGCACGCCGCGTTGCACAGGGGGCGCACGGAAGCGCGCGCCGACGCCGTCGTCGCGGTGAGTGCCCCGGCCCGCTGGTACTACCGGGGGACCGCGCCGATGCGGCGGCTGCACTGGCTGGTGACGCGGCCCGCCGGACGGGTCGTGGGCCGTGTCGGACTCCGCACCCGCATTCACCCGCACGAGTGGGACCCGGTGCCGCTCTCGCCGGTCGAGTCCGTTCCGCTGATCGCGCCGACGCCGCTCCTGATCGTGCACGGCGACCGGGATCCGTACTTTCCCCTCGACCACCCGCGGATGCTCGCCGCGGCCGCGTCCGGCGAGGCCGAGCTGTGGCTGGAAGCGGGCATGGGGCACGCCGAGCACGCGGCGGACGACGGGCTCCTCGCGCGGATCGGCGACTGGGCCACGGCATCATGGACGACGGCAACCGCCGAATAG
- a CDS encoding winged helix-turn-helix transcriptional regulator, with translation MSSLLLLTNALQPSTEVLPALGLLLHNVRVAPAEGPALVDTPGADVILIDGRRDLPQVRSLCQLLRSTGPGCPLVLVVTEGGLAAVTADWGIDDVLLDTAGPAEVEARLRLAMGRQQIVTDDSPMEIRNGDLSVDEATYSAKLKGRVLDLTFKEFELLKYLAQHPGRVFTRAQLLQEVWGYDYFGGTRTVDVHVRRLRAKLGPEHESLIGTVRNVGYRFVTPEKVERAADGAKAKAATPRPDDTEHAAPAEHPAHADGTDSAADSRAAREPAEQPRAGARQAAAGRPAQR, from the coding sequence ATGAGTTCATTGCTGCTCCTCACGAATGCCCTTCAGCCGTCGACGGAGGTGCTCCCCGCTCTCGGCCTGCTGCTGCACAACGTGCGGGTCGCCCCCGCCGAGGGCCCGGCTCTCGTCGACACCCCCGGTGCCGACGTCATCCTCATCGACGGGCGCCGCGACCTCCCACAGGTGCGCAGCCTGTGCCAGCTTCTCCGCTCCACCGGGCCGGGCTGTCCGCTGGTCCTCGTCGTGACGGAGGGCGGCCTCGCGGCCGTCACCGCCGACTGGGGCATCGACGACGTACTTCTCGACACGGCGGGACCGGCCGAGGTCGAGGCGCGGCTGCGCCTCGCGATGGGCCGCCAGCAGATCGTCACCGACGACTCCCCGATGGAGATCCGCAACGGCGACCTGTCGGTCGACGAGGCCACCTACAGCGCGAAGCTGAAGGGGCGGGTCCTCGACCTGACCTTCAAGGAGTTCGAGCTCCTCAAGTACCTCGCGCAGCACCCGGGCCGCGTCTTCACGCGCGCCCAGCTGCTCCAGGAGGTGTGGGGCTACGACTACTTCGGCGGCACCCGCACCGTGGACGTCCACGTGCGGCGCCTGCGCGCGAAGCTCGGGCCCGAGCACGAGTCGCTGATCGGCACCGTGCGCAACGTCGGCTACCGCTTCGTGACGCCGGAGAAGGTCGAGCGGGCGGCGGACGGGGCGAAGGCCAAGGCGGCGACGCCGAGGCCGGACGACACTGAGCACGCGGCACCGGCGGAGCACCCGGCCCACGCCGACGGCACGGACTCCGCGGCGGATTCCCGTGCCGCGCGGGAGCCGGCCGAGCAGCCCCGGGCGGGCGCTCGTCAGGCCGCCGCCGGACGCCCTGCCCAGCGGTAG
- a CDS encoding LacI family DNA-binding transcriptional regulator, whose amino-acid sequence MAKVTRDDVARLAGTSTAVVSYVINNGPRPVAPATRERVLAAIKELGYRPDRVAQAMASRRTDLIGMIVPDARQPFFAEMAHAVEQAASERGKMVLVGNSDYVEEREVHYLRAFLGMRVSGLILVSHGLNDLAAAEIEAWDARVVLLHERPEAIDDVAVVIDDIGGAQLATRHLLEHGHPYVACVGGTAETPSVGDPVSDHVEGWRRAMHEAGLSTEGRLFEAPYNRYDAYKIGLELLAGPQRPPAIFCSTDDQAFGILRAARELRIEVPGELAVAGFDDVKEAGLTDPPLTTVASDRSAMARSAVDLVLDDSLRVAGSRRERLKVFPSRLVVRQSCGCP is encoded by the coding sequence GTGGCCAAGGTGACTCGGGATGACGTGGCGCGACTGGCGGGTACTTCGACCGCGGTCGTGAGCTACGTCATCAACAACGGACCTAGGCCGGTTGCCCCGGCCACGCGCGAGCGTGTACTCGCCGCGATCAAGGAACTGGGGTACCGGCCCGACCGGGTCGCCCAGGCCATGGCGTCGCGGCGGACCGACCTCATAGGCATGATCGTGCCGGACGCGCGCCAGCCGTTCTTCGCGGAGATGGCGCACGCCGTCGAACAGGCGGCGTCCGAGCGCGGAAAGATGGTCCTCGTCGGCAACTCCGACTACGTCGAGGAGCGCGAGGTCCACTATCTGCGGGCCTTCCTCGGCATGCGGGTGTCCGGCCTCATCCTCGTCAGCCACGGCCTGAACGATCTGGCCGCGGCCGAGATCGAGGCGTGGGACGCGCGCGTGGTCCTGCTGCACGAGCGGCCCGAGGCGATCGACGACGTCGCCGTCGTCATCGACGACATCGGCGGCGCCCAGCTCGCCACCCGCCATCTTCTTGAACACGGTCACCCGTACGTCGCCTGTGTCGGCGGCACCGCCGAGACGCCGTCCGTCGGCGACCCGGTCTCCGACCACGTCGAGGGCTGGCGCCGGGCGATGCACGAGGCGGGGCTCTCCACCGAGGGGCGGCTGTTCGAGGCGCCGTACAACCGCTACGACGCGTACAAGATCGGGCTCGAGCTGCTCGCCGGGCCCCAGCGGCCGCCGGCGATCTTCTGCTCCACGGACGACCAGGCCTTCGGCATCCTGCGGGCCGCGCGCGAGCTGCGGATCGAGGTGCCGGGCGAGCTGGCCGTCGCCGGGTTCGACGACGTGAAGGAGGCGGGCCTGACGGATCCGCCGCTGACGACGGTCGCGTCCGACCGCTCGGCGATGGCGCGGTCCGCCGTCGACCTCGTCCTCGACGACTCGCTGCGCGTCGCCGGTTCCCGGCGTGAGCGCCTGAAGGTGTTCCCCTCGCGGCTGGTCGTCCGCCAGTCCTGCGGCTGCCCCTGA
- a CDS encoding trypsin-like serine protease: MIPALRDRWRRPVTALSTAALALALSCAGALVAHPATAADDPPGLPDASVARTANPTPSASDAELRKRVVEAAKTRATPETKPKKTPFIIGGTETPISSAPWMVQLSYYDAASGDGYFCGGTLVAPNKVLTAAHCVAGLDWADNGAVVAGATGLLDSANGTVAGVWRQWNHPRYNADTIQNDIAVLTLDRPLEDQWTKLVQSNDTASYKAGTSATVYGWGLTSGAQDADLSAILRKVTLPLVSDSTCNTAMQSVLGEDDFVEGSMFCAGTPATGADEGTKITCSGDSGGPVVVGGRVVGIVSWGVSGCTAKGAYPVFTKVSSYVWAAQPRIDDTDLSFDGRADLLARTPSGGLFEQDSKGTSLATRAYQSAGWQTASWALQADLDRDFFQDLIIRDSTDGKLYRSYYDHAADAFEWMQITSVWGGYKSYAIPGDMTGDSRPDLVAVDADGSTYLYPGKGNGEFYGKVKVVDKAWKGVKIFGRGDLTGDGKADLLVRNSSGVLYLYRGTQVEHTPFAARIQARTGWNFTSYVTSGDVTGDGIADVMARDSGGTLWLYPGTNKASSDVFGARKSLGTGFNQYNLMF; this comes from the coding sequence GTGATACCTGCCCTGCGCGACCGCTGGAGACGCCCCGTCACGGCGCTGTCCACGGCCGCTCTCGCGCTGGCGCTGAGCTGCGCCGGCGCCCTCGTGGCGCACCCCGCCACCGCGGCCGACGACCCGCCCGGACTGCCCGACGCGAGCGTCGCCCGCACCGCGAACCCGACCCCTTCCGCCTCCGACGCCGAACTGCGCAAGCGGGTCGTCGAGGCCGCGAAGACCCGGGCGACCCCGGAGACGAAGCCCAAGAAGACGCCGTTCATCATCGGCGGCACCGAGACGCCGATCTCCTCCGCGCCGTGGATGGTCCAGCTCTCGTACTACGACGCCGCGTCCGGCGACGGCTACTTCTGCGGCGGCACCCTCGTCGCCCCGAACAAGGTCCTCACCGCGGCGCACTGCGTGGCCGGTCTGGACTGGGCGGACAACGGCGCGGTCGTGGCCGGCGCCACCGGCCTGCTCGACAGCGCCAACGGCACCGTCGCGGGCGTCTGGCGCCAGTGGAACCACCCGCGCTACAACGCCGACACCATCCAGAACGACATCGCGGTCCTCACCCTGGACCGTCCGCTGGAGGACCAGTGGACGAAGCTGGTCCAGAGCAACGACACCGCGTCCTACAAGGCGGGCACCTCCGCCACGGTCTACGGCTGGGGTCTGACCTCGGGCGCGCAGGACGCCGACCTGTCGGCGATCCTGCGCAAGGTCACCCTGCCGCTGGTCTCCGACTCCACCTGCAACACCGCGATGCAGTCCGTCCTCGGGGAGGACGACTTCGTCGAGGGCTCGATGTTCTGCGCGGGCACCCCGGCGACCGGCGCCGACGAGGGCACCAAGATCACCTGCAGCGGTGACTCCGGCGGTCCGGTGGTCGTCGGCGGCCGCGTCGTCGGCATCGTCTCGTGGGGTGTCTCCGGCTGCACCGCCAAGGGCGCCTACCCCGTCTTCACCAAGGTGTCCTCGTACGTCTGGGCGGCCCAGCCGCGCATCGACGACACGGACCTGAGCTTCGACGGCCGGGCCGACCTGCTGGCGCGCACCCCCTCCGGGGGCCTGTTCGAGCAGGACAGCAAGGGCACGTCGCTCGCCACGCGCGCCTACCAGAGCGCCGGCTGGCAGACCGCGAGCTGGGCCCTCCAGGCCGACCTGGACCGGGACTTCTTCCAGGATCTGATCATCCGCGACAGCACCGACGGCAAGCTGTACCGCAGCTACTACGACCACGCGGCGGACGCCTTCGAGTGGATGCAGATCACCTCGGTGTGGGGCGGCTACAAGTCGTACGCCATCCCCGGCGACATGACCGGTGACTCCCGCCCCGATCTGGTCGCGGTGGACGCCGACGGCTCGACGTACCTCTACCCGGGCAAGGGCAACGGCGAGTTCTACGGCAAGGTCAAGGTCGTCGACAAGGCCTGGAAGGGCGTCAAGATCTTCGGCCGTGGCGACCTGACCGGCGACGGCAAGGCCGACCTCCTGGTCCGCAACAGCTCCGGCGTCCTGTACCTCTACCGGGGCACGCAGGTCGAGCACACCCCGTTCGCGGCGCGCATCCAGGCGCGCACGGGCTGGAACTTCACCTCGTACGTGACGAGCGGCGACGTGACCGGCGACGGCATCGCCGACGTCATGGCCCGCGACTCGGGCGGCACGCTCTGGCTCTACCCGGGCACCAACAAGGCGTCCTCCGACGTCTTCGGCGCCCGCAAGAGCCTGGGCACCGGGTTCAACCAGTACAACCTGATGTTCTGA
- a CDS encoding S1C family serine protease, with the protein MTESFRRSGEYPQGQQQHSQSPYPGTPEAGGAFPPPPAYDPPQPVNAAPGSAMWPAPTPEGSPAPPAPARRRRVRGPLGLLAAVAIAAAAVGGGTAYAFQELTGKESTSTSASAGTSVVPTSQKGTVSGVAAAVSPAIVEINATSNAGSSTGSGVVITSDGEIVTNNHVVSGASTVKVRTSDGKTYTAEVVGTDAKKDLALIKLKNASGLKTASLGDSDNVKVGDEVVAIGSPEGLTGTVTSGIVSALDRDVTVSTDEEQQQQQGGGSDDRWPFEFGGQQFNGDTGSSKTTYKAIQTDASLNPGNSGGALIDMNGNIIGINSAMYSASSDSGSGSSSAGSVGLGFAIPVNTVKADLDSLRSGGTSGG; encoded by the coding sequence ATGACCGAGAGCTTCCGCCGAAGCGGCGAGTACCCCCAGGGCCAGCAGCAGCACTCGCAGTCCCCGTATCCGGGGACCCCCGAGGCGGGCGGCGCCTTTCCGCCCCCGCCCGCCTACGACCCGCCGCAGCCGGTGAACGCCGCCCCGGGTTCGGCGATGTGGCCCGCTCCCACGCCGGAGGGCTCCCCCGCACCGCCCGCGCCCGCACGCCGGCGGCGGGTCAGGGGTCCGCTCGGGCTGCTCGCCGCGGTCGCCATCGCCGCCGCGGCCGTCGGCGGCGGCACCGCGTACGCCTTCCAGGAGCTGACCGGCAAGGAGTCCACCTCCACCTCCGCCTCCGCCGGCACGAGCGTCGTGCCCACCAGCCAGAAGGGCACCGTCTCCGGTGTCGCCGCGGCCGTCAGCCCCGCCATCGTGGAGATCAACGCGACCTCGAACGCGGGCAGCTCCACCGGCTCCGGCGTCGTCATCACGAGCGACGGCGAGATCGTCACCAACAACCACGTCGTCTCCGGCGCCTCGACGGTCAAGGTGCGGACGAGCGACGGCAAGACCTACACCGCCGAGGTCGTCGGCACCGACGCCAAGAAGGACCTCGCCCTCATCAAGCTGAAGAACGCGTCCGGTCTCAAGACCGCGTCCCTCGGCGACTCCGACAACGTCAAGGTCGGCGACGAGGTCGTCGCCATCGGCTCCCCCGAAGGCCTGACCGGCACCGTCACCAGCGGCATCGTCTCCGCGCTCGACCGCGACGTCACCGTCTCCACGGACGAGGAACAGCAGCAGCAACAGGGCGGCGGCAGCGACGACCGGTGGCCGTTCGAGTTCGGCGGGCAGCAGTTCAACGGCGACACGGGCTCCTCGAAGACGACGTACAAGGCCATCCAGACCGACGCGTCCCTCAACCCCGGCAACTCCGGCGGCGCCCTCATCGACATGAACGGCAACATCATCGGCATCAACTCCGCGATGTACTCGGCCAGTTCGGACAGCGGGTCGGGATCGTCGAGCGCGGGCAGCGTCGGACTCGGCTTCGCCATCCCCGTCAACACCGTCAAGGCCGACCTCGACTCGCTGCGCAGCGGGGGCACCTCCGGCGGCTGA
- a CDS encoding response regulator transcription factor: MSPAEGDREPQRILIVDDEPAVREALRRSLAFEGYGTEVAVDGADALDKAAAYQPDLVVLDIQMPRMDGLTAARRLRAGGSRTPILMLTARDTVGDRVTGLDAGADDYLVKPFELDELFARVRALLRRSAYASATGPADDAGDVLSFADLRMDLATREVTRGARTVELTRTEFTLLEMFLAHPRQVLTREQILKAVWGFDFEPSSNSLDVYVMYLRRKTEAGGEPRLVHTVRGVGYVLRSGGSE; the protein is encoded by the coding sequence ATGAGCCCCGCCGAAGGCGACCGCGAACCCCAGCGCATTCTCATCGTCGACGACGAACCCGCCGTCCGAGAGGCGCTGCGGCGCAGCCTCGCCTTCGAGGGGTACGGCACGGAGGTCGCGGTCGACGGCGCGGACGCGCTCGACAAGGCGGCCGCCTACCAGCCCGACCTGGTCGTCCTCGACATCCAGATGCCGCGCATGGACGGCCTCACGGCCGCCCGGCGGCTGCGGGCCGGCGGGTCCCGCACCCCGATCCTCATGCTGACGGCGCGCGACACCGTCGGCGACCGCGTGACCGGGCTCGACGCGGGCGCCGACGACTACCTGGTCAAGCCTTTCGAACTGGACGAACTGTTCGCGCGGGTACGGGCGCTGCTGCGGCGCAGCGCCTACGCCTCCGCGACGGGCCCGGCGGACGACGCGGGTGACGTCCTGTCCTTCGCGGACCTGCGGATGGACCTCGCGACCCGCGAGGTCACGCGCGGCGCGCGCACCGTCGAACTGACCCGCACGGAGTTCACGCTCCTGGAGATGTTCCTGGCCCACCCGCGCCAGGTCCTCACCCGCGAGCAGATCCTCAAGGCGGTGTGGGGCTTCGACTTCGAGCCCAGCTCCAACTCCCTGGACGTGTACGTGATGTATCTGCGGCGCAAGACGGAGGCGGGCGGCGAGCCGAGGCTCGTTCACACGGTGCGGGGTGTGGGGTACGTGCTGCGCTCGGGCGGGAGCGAATGA